In Leptolyngbya sp. NIES-2104, the genomic window ACGGAACCGTCGATGCAACGCCACTTTGGTTGATGCTGTATGCGGAATATTTCTCTTGGACAGCGGACTATGAAACGCTCGATCGATTGTGGGGTAATGCCCTCGCTGCAATGGATTGGATCGATCGCAATCTGAAAGAAACCGGATACCTGAGCTATCAGCGTAAGTCGAAGCGCGGATTAGATAACCAGGGCTGGAAAGATTCTGGGAACTGTATTGTCGATCGCAAAGGCAAACTTGCTCAAGGTGCAATTACACTTTGCGAAGTTCAAGGCTATGTCTATTCAGCAAAAGTTCGATTGAGCCAAATTGCTCGAATGAAAAAGCGGATTGATCTTGCCGATCGCTGGGATGAAGAAGCTCGCGATCTCAAAGTTCGATTCAATCGCGATTTCTGGATGGAAGATCAGGATTTCTGCGCTTTGGCGCTCGATGGTGATGGAAATCCGGTCGATAGTATTACCTCGAATCCGGGACATTGTTTACAGCTCGGAATTTTTACGCCAGAGAAAGCTTACAGTGTGGCGGAACGGTTACGTGCTCCAGATATGTTCAACGGTTGGGGCATCCGGACATTGAGTAGCTTATCGCCTGCATACAATCCGATGGGCTATCACGTTGGATCAGTGTGGCCTCATGACAATACGTTAATCGCGATCGGGCTTCGTTCTCTCGGTCTAATCGATCAAGCCTTGGAACTGTGTAAAGGCTTGATTGATATGACGCGACTCCAACCGTATCAGCGCCCGCCCGAATTGTTCTGCGGATACGATCGCACCGATGACAATGAACCTGTCCAGTACCCAGTTGCTTGTACTCCGCAAGCTTGGGCAACGGGCAGCGTTTTCCAACTGGTTCACATGATTGTGAATTTGGTGCCCGATGCACCGGGGAACTATCTACGGGTGATTGATCCAGCTTTGCCGGAATCGATCAACTATCTTGCGTTGAAAAATCTGCGAGTCGGTCCGACATTGTTGGATCTTGAATTTGAGCGATCGGGGTCTTCAACCTCCTGCCGCGTCTCGAAAAAACGGGGAAATCTGCGGGTCGTTATTGAAGCGTAGGTAACAGTTCCAAGGGAGCGGTAGAAAATAGGCTGAAGTTTTCCGTATATTCATCCACCTGAGCGTACTATACGGAAAGATTTCCACATATCATTCCAAAATCGTGTAATATGCCGAAAATATTCTGTGTATTATGCCGATTTGGAACGATATGTAGAAAGTTTCCGTGTAATAAGAGTTAGACCGCCCGTAATCCTTTGAAACATTTTTTACAGTCATCTTCTGGTAGTAAAAATGAGATTAGTTTATTATTTAGTCGAGCAGCACTTTAAGCAGTGTGTATAATTTAGAACAAATTCTCAAAACCCACGCAGTTGCAATGGTGAAGCGCGGTCTTTTTCATAGAGTTATTTTAGGATGCAAGAAAAAGCCATTTAAAGTTTTCGTTAGTACATTCATTGCTTATGCCGCTATCTGGACTCTTCTAGATCCCCTTCTCAGTATGGTGTCATCAGCACAAAAATATTTTTCAGGAGAACTGAAGTTTTTTATTCTAGTACTTGTCAGCAGTTTAATTGGGCTAGGTAAAACCGCATTGCCAGGAGAAATAACGCTCCAATATGCTAACTCAACAATAAAAGTAGTTTTTGATGACTTATTTGCATCTGATGGGTTCAAGGTAGTTCCCGTCAGCAGATACTTTCATGAAATAGAGGTGATACCTACAAGTTTACAGAACAAGATTATCCAAATGTTTGTACAGTCTGCGGAAGGCTCAAAAGGCTCTGAGGCTTATGAAAAAAGCTTGTCTTCTGCTCTCCAAAGTACTAAATATGAAGAAATATATAGACCTGCTACAAATAGAGAAGAAAAGTACTATCCACTCGGTACAACAATACCTCTTGGGCTTAATGGAGATGACTATCTACTATTTGCTCTCACTGACACCGAATTGAAAGGTTATATTCCTCATGACAATTGTAGTGTTTCTAAAATGTGGGTCGCTCTAGAGATCTTTTGGCAGAATGCAAGAATTCATTCGCGTGGTAGCTCTTTGAATATACCGTTGATAGGCAGTGGAGTAACTGGTATTAGATTAAACCAAAATCAAATTCTTGAGCTAAATCTACTATCGATCGCAAATGCTATTGAAGAAGGAGGCAAGATAACTACTGAAGAAATCAGAATAGTTCTTCATTCTAAATATATGGAAATTATTGACTTAAACGATTTTCAAGATTTATGGAAGTGAAACATATTATACTGATTCGCTTTTCTAAAAACTGCTCATCATCAATCTAGAAACTGTGTCAAAAGTATCATGATGCCAACCGAAGATCCTTGGGAAGAAAATAGCTTTCAGGCAAATATGTTCGCGGACAACGCTGAAAATGGCTCCACAAATGCTGATGATGAAGAAATAGTTGAAGAAGAACTGCTAGAAGACGAAGAGCCATTAGAGGATGAAGATTTATTGGAAGGAGCCTCTAAGGAAAGGAAACGTTCTCGAACCTCAAGAACTTACCCTGCTGGATCGTTCGCTGATTCACTGGAGCTTGGCGCAGCAATCTACGAACATGCTGGAAATAGAGTCCGCCGTTTAACATTGCTTGAGAAGATCGGACGTTCTCCGACAAGTGGTACTACTCGGCAAATGATCACAACTTCGGGTAAGTATGGGATCACTAAAGGATCGTATAACGCCGAATACTTAGAATTGTCTTCAGAGGGTCAGATAATCTTTGATAATTCCAAGTCTCCTCGAAATGTTCTTCAGGCGAAATTTACTCTCGCAATTGATCAGATTCCTCCCTTAAAGAAGCTATATGGTGAATATGTTGGAAAGCGCTTGCCAGCACAGGAGGTAATGCGAGACTTCCTTAAAGAATCTGGAGAGCAAATTGATGATTTCAAGGAATGCATTGATTTCTTTATTGTTAACGTTAAGGATTTAGGTCTTCTCCGAACTATAGGAGGAGCAGAAACACTGATTCCAATAGAACAGGCACTTGAAGAGCTTCCAGGTCAATATATTGAGCGTAATTCTCAGCCTGTCATAACTCAGAAAATGGATTCGGCTTCTGAATCAGAAAATGCAGAAATGCCTCATTCTTCTGTTTGGGATAGCATTTGCTTCTACATTACTCCGATTGGAGATGAAGACAGCGAACAAAGAAGGCACTCTGATCTATTTCTTAGTTCGCTAGTAGAACCAGCGGTTTCTGAACTTAACTTGCGAGTCATTCGTGCTGATAAAATTGGTCAGCAAGGGCTAATTACAACGCAAATTATAGAACACGTAAGAAGATCTCGTCTCGTAATAATTGACTTATCTTTTTTGAATCCGAATGTGTTCTACGAAATGGCTCTTCGTCATGCATGTAAGCTGCCAGTTGTTCACATTATTAGAAAAGCTGATCAAGTACCTTTTGATGTGAGTCAAAGCCGCTGCATCATAATTGACAATACTGACATATATTCCTTCGTTCCAAAAATCCAGACTTATCAAGCAGAAATTGCGACTCAGGCTCGGAAAGCTCTTGAAGATCCTGAGCATCGCGGGAATCCTATTACGGTCTTTTATCCTGAATTCTGGAAGTAGCGTGGATAGGGTTGATCGATATGCTTTGAAGTAGACGAGGGTTTGTTACTATCGAAGTATTGAACTCAATTATGCTTATGACATTGACAATAGTGGCTGAATCTGCTCCTCTACAAGCGAATGAAGATGGTGTAATTCTTATTGGAGGAACTCGTGTAACCCTAGATACTGTGGCTGCTGTCTTTAATCAAGGTGCAACAGCAGAAGAGATTACTTACCGTTATCCCTCTCTGAATCTAGCTGATGTCTACGCTACGATCGCCTTCTATCTGAAGCATCAATCGGAAGTAGAATCCTACTTACAACAACGACAGCAGAAATCGCAAGAAATTCGGGAAATGAATCAAGCCAGGTTTGACTCGCAAGGCTTGCGTAATCGTCTTCTTGCCCGCAGAACTGAGCAGGAAGCATGTTGAAATTTCTGGCTGATGAAAACTTCGATAATATGATCGTTCGAGGATTATTTCGGCGTAATCCAACACTTGATATCATTCGTGTCCAAGATGTTGGACTGTCAGGCAAAGATGATCCAGCAATTTTGGAGTGGGCTGCACAAGAAGGGCGAGTTCTACTTACTCACGATGTCGCTACGATTACTCGCTATGCCTACGATCGAGTTAGGGAAGGGCAACCCATGCCAGGAGTTATCGAAATTAGCACAGATGCTCCCATCGGTCGGGTTATTGAGGATGTTCTTGTATTGATAGCGTGCAGTCAGGAGGGAGAGTTGGAAGGGCAAGTTCAGTATCTCCCGTGGTGAAGCGGTCTAACAATCCCAATGCAGCGGACGAGCAAAGTCTTCGCGCTTCGTTTCTAGCTCCCTCATCGCCGCTGATTGGGAACGTTATATGATGTTGAAAATTTTTCGTGTGAACCTCACTTTGCTCGATCGCTCAAATTCGAGATCCTCAACTTCCTGGTGCGTCTCAGAAAAACCGGGGAATTTTCGGGTCGTAATTGAAGCGTAGATAACAGTTCCAGGTGCGCGATCGATGATATCAAGGGGTAATATCTCCACATTATTCTTAGTGATTTAGGACTCTATGACATTCTCGATCGTAGCTTGGGACTCACAAACGCAAATGACCGGGATTGCTGTAGCGACGAAACATCTAGCAGTCGGATCGCTTGTGCCTCATGTGAAAGCTTCTGTGGGTGCGATCGCAACACAAGCTCAGACTAATCCCTTACTCGGAATTCACGGCATTCAACTGTTAGAACAACGAATCGCCAGTGAAGGAACAGCGAACGAAATCACTGTCGAAGACATTATCTATTTACTGCTAGAGAACGATCTAGAAGCAGACGACCGCCAACTGCATTTAGTCGATCACAATGGGCAAACCGCCGCTTGGACTGGGAAAAACTGCGTGGATTGGGCGGGACATTTGACCTTTCCAGAGTTTTCGGTAGCTGGAAATATGCTGGTTGGTGAGCAAGTGCTCACCGCAATGGCACAAGCGTATCAAGCAAAAGCAGGCATGGAGTTTTCAGAGCGACTATTGCAAGCGTTGGAAGCGGGAGAACGAGCAGGCGGCGACAAACGCGGCAGACAGTCGGCGGCAATTTATGTGATGAATCAAGACGTGTATCCACATCTTGATTTGAGAGTGGATCATCATCAAGACCCGATCGCACAGCTACGATTTTTGTTTGAAGAGTCCCGCAAAGATTACTATCAATCGTTCCGTCAAACGATGCCGTCTCAATGTCTTCGTACGCATTCAGTTACGGCGAATGAATTGGCGAAACGCATTCAAGATGTAATTCGCAAAAAGTCGAACTTTAAAGCGATCGAATCCCCTTTAGAAATCACAGAGCCGCGTCGTTAAAACATTACAGGGGAAGCTCGATCATGAATTCTGTGCCCTGACCTGGAGCAGAATTGCAGGTGAGGCTTCCTCGATGTCTTTCCACAATGATTTGATAAGCGATCGCGAGTCCCAGCCCGGTTCCTTTTCCGACTGGCTTTGTGGTAAACGAGGGCTTGAACATTTCCTGCTGTACTGCTTCGGTCATTCCAATTCCGTTATCTCGAATCCGAATCGCGATCGCTGCTGATTTCAGTTCAGTCACGACATGAATTTGATTTGGATTGGTGACGATTTCAGCGTAAGGTTTTCCTCGATTGGATTCATCGATCGCATCGATCGCATTCGCTAACAAATTCATAAATACCTGATTTAGTTGCCCTGGGTAACATGAAATCGGTGGTAAATGTGCATAGTCGCGAATAATCTGAATCGCGGGACGATGCGAATTCGGTTTAATTCGATGTTGTAGAAGCAGGAGAGTACTATCTAAACCGTCTTGAATGTGAAGTTCGATCGTATTTTCATGATCACTCCGGGAAAAAGTTCGCAGCGATCGACTAATGTGAGCAATCCGATCCGTTGCCACTTTCATCGTCGCGAGCAGTTGAGTTAAATCCTGTGTGAGAAAGGGTAGATCGATTTCTTCAGCATCTTGAACAATCTCAGCAACCGGATCAGGATAATAACGGTGATACAAATGCAAATGGCTGATTAAATCCTGAACATATTGGTCTGCATGAGCGAGATTACCAGAGATCGAATTCAGTGGATTATTGATTTCGTGCCCGATTCCCGATACCAATTGACCGAGCGTAGACATCTTTTCTTGGTGGATTAATTGCAATTGAATTGCTTGCAAATCATTTAGCGATCGAGACAGTTGCTCGGTTCTTTCTGCTACTTGTTGTTCTAGCTGATCATTGAGGTTTTTTAGCTGTCGAGTTTGTTGGCGCAGCTTTAGATGAATTTGCACACGAGCAATCACTTCAGTCTGCTGAAAAGGTTTAGTAATATAGTCAACCGCGCCCAGGTACAAACCTTTGGCAATATCTTCGACATTAGAAAGCGCACTCATGAAGATGATTGGAATGTCTTGAGTTTTGGGATTGGACTGAATGCGATCGCAAATCTCAAACCCATCCATTCCCGGCATTACCACATCTAATAGAATCAAATCCGGTGATACTGTCTCTAGTTGGCTTAATGCTTCTTCGCCGCTTTTTGCAACTAAGGTGTTGTATCTCGCCAACACCTCGACCAAAACCTGCGCGTTGGTTGCGTTGTCGTCCACAATCAAAATGAGACTTTGTGCTGTCATGCCACCCAAAAAGGAATAGAGCAACGTCAAAATTGTTTGAGCGTTGAAAAACTGTGCCTATTGTAGAGGGACTTACTGGATTTGGTAGCGCATTCCTGGAACTTGTGTGACCAGTCCGAGCAATTCCAACTGCATTAAGGAACTGGATACCGCTGCCGTTGGCATTTCTGCGGTTTGCACGATTAGATCGAACGGAGCGGAGGGATGATTCGATTGCTGAGCGATCTCATAAATTGCTTCTAACACGGTTGCAAGTTCGGGCGCTAAATCGATCGTCGGGATCGATAGCTGATTCGCCTGATCTAACTCTGGAATCGTTCCCAAGTGTGCCATCAATTCGGATTCGCCCAAAATCATCTGCGCTCCTTTGCTAATCAAGTCTAAACATCCTGCCGATCGCGGATTATCCAAACTTCCTGGAAGTGCATACACGTCTCGCCCGTATTCGTTTGCTAGAGTTGCCGTGATTAATGCTCCTGATTTCGTCGGGGCTTCGATGACTAGAACAGCGCGAGACAGAGCCGCGACGATGCGATTCCGACGAGGAAAGTGAGTGCGATCGGGCTGTGTTCCCGCTGGATATTCGCTCAATGCTAATCCCGTTTCTAGTAGCTGCTGATACAAACAGCGATTCTTCGCAGGATAGACCAAATCAACTCCGGTTCCAAGAACTGCGATCGTATTACCTCCAACATCTAAGCAACTCCGATGAGCTTCCGCATCAATCCCATCTGCTAACCC contains:
- a CDS encoding macro domain-containing protein; this encodes MYNLEQILKTHAVAMVKRGLFHRVILGCKKKPFKVFVSTFIAYAAIWTLLDPLLSMVSSAQKYFSGELKFFILVLVSSLIGLGKTALPGEITLQYANSTIKVVFDDLFASDGFKVVPVSRYFHEIEVIPTSLQNKIIQMFVQSAEGSKGSEAYEKSLSSALQSTKYEEIYRPATNREEKYYPLGTTIPLGLNGDDYLLFALTDTELKGYIPHDNCSVSKMWVALEIFWQNARIHSRGSSLNIPLIGSGVTGIRLNQNQILELNLLSIANAIEEGGKITTEEIRIVLHSKYMEIIDLNDFQDLWK
- a CDS encoding DUF5615 family PIN-like protein, whose product is MLKFLADENFDNMIVRGLFRRNPTLDIIRVQDVGLSGKDDPAILEWAAQEGRVLLTHDVATITRYAYDRVREGQPMPGVIEISTDAPIGRVIEDVLVLIACSQEGELEGQVQYLPW
- the dprA gene encoding DNA-processing protein DprA, whose translation is MSDDRAFWLAWSKIPGVGAILQKRIHAELGSLKAAWTVTPEELAIVEGIGQQSAIAICQHRDKLNVDRVFKDHESQNFLTPADSDYPQLFAEIPDPPPVLYYRGRVELLRDLDRQSAVAIVGTREPSDYGRRWTRKLSTTLAQHGFTVMSGLADGIDAEAHRSCLDVGGNTIAVLGTGVDLVYPAKNRCLYQQLLETGLALSEYPAGTQPDRTHFPRRNRIVAALSRAVLVIEAPTKSGALITATLANEYGRDVYALPGSLDNPRSAGCLDLISKGAQMILGESELMAHLGTIPELDQANQLSIPTIDLAPELATVLEAIYEIAQQSNHPSAPFDLIVQTAEMPTAAVSSSLMQLELLGLVTQVPGMRYQIQ
- a CDS encoding DUF433 domain-containing protein produces the protein MTLTIVAESAPLQANEDGVILIGGTRVTLDTVAAVFNQGATAEEITYRYPSLNLADVYATIAFYLKHQSEVESYLQQRQQKSQEIREMNQARFDSQGLRNRLLARRTEQEAC
- a CDS encoding response regulator; its protein translation is MTAQSLILIVDDNATNAQVLVEVLARYNTLVAKSGEEALSQLETVSPDLILLDVVMPGMDGFEICDRIQSNPKTQDIPIIFMSALSNVEDIAKGLYLGAVDYITKPFQQTEVIARVQIHLKLRQQTRQLKNLNDQLEQQVAERTEQLSRSLNDLQAIQLQLIHQEKMSTLGQLVSGIGHEINNPLNSISGNLAHADQYVQDLISHLHLYHRYYPDPVAEIVQDAEEIDLPFLTQDLTQLLATMKVATDRIAHISRSLRTFSRSDHENTIELHIQDGLDSTLLLLQHRIKPNSHRPAIQIIRDYAHLPPISCYPGQLNQVFMNLLANAIDAIDESNRGKPYAEIVTNPNQIHVVTELKSAAIAIRIRDNGIGMTEAVQQEMFKPSFTTKPVGKGTGLGLAIAYQIIVERHRGSLTCNSAPGQGTEFMIELPL
- a CDS encoding DUF1028 domain-containing protein; translated protein: MTFSIVAWDSQTQMTGIAVATKHLAVGSLVPHVKASVGAIATQAQTNPLLGIHGIQLLEQRIASEGTANEITVEDIIYLLLENDLEADDRQLHLVDHNGQTAAWTGKNCVDWAGHLTFPEFSVAGNMLVGEQVLTAMAQAYQAKAGMEFSERLLQALEAGERAGGDKRGRQSAAIYVMNQDVYPHLDLRVDHHQDPIAQLRFLFEESRKDYYQSFRQTMPSQCLRTHSVTANELAKRIQDVIRKKSNFKAIESPLEITEPRR